The Spirosoma foliorum genome has a window encoding:
- the rpsB gene encoding 30S ribosomal protein S2, translated as MAQIEYKDLLDAGVHFGHLTRKWDPRMAPYIFMEKNGIHIIDLNKTVAALDEACNAIKGIVRSGRKVMFVATKKQAQEIVSEEARRLKMPYVTDRWQGGMLTNFATIRKSLKKMQTLDKMLKDEETVKSIAKRERLTRSRDKEKLERVLGGIADLTRLPAALFVVDVKREHIAVAEAHRLGIPVFAMCDTNSNPEEVDFAIPANDDAYKSIALITLAIGKAIEEGLMERKQDKDDQRVQEEEEAKRNEDLAQARAEGATQPEAEATPAAVAEGEQEA; from the coding sequence ATGGCACAAATCGAATATAAAGATCTATTAGACGCTGGGGTGCATTTTGGCCACCTTACGCGCAAATGGGATCCCCGGATGGCTCCATACATCTTCATGGAGAAGAACGGTATCCATATTATTGACCTTAATAAAACAGTAGCTGCGCTCGACGAAGCTTGTAATGCGATCAAAGGCATTGTACGTTCGGGCCGGAAAGTAATGTTTGTAGCGACGAAGAAGCAGGCTCAGGAAATCGTTTCGGAAGAAGCACGTCGCCTGAAAATGCCTTACGTGACCGATCGCTGGCAGGGCGGTATGTTAACGAACTTCGCTACAATTCGTAAGTCGCTGAAGAAAATGCAAACGCTGGATAAAATGCTGAAAGACGAGGAGACCGTCAAGAGCATCGCTAAGCGTGAGCGTTTGACCCGTAGCCGCGATAAAGAGAAACTGGAACGCGTATTGGGCGGTATTGCCGACCTGACTCGTTTGCCAGCTGCTCTGTTCGTAGTTGACGTAAAGCGTGAACACATTGCTGTTGCTGAAGCACACCGTTTGGGTATCCCAGTATTTGCTATGTGCGATACAAACTCGAACCCAGAAGAAGTTGACTTCGCTATCCCGGCCAATGATGATGCTTATAAATCAATTGCGCTGATTACGCTTGCCATTGGTAAGGCCATTGAAGAAGGTCTGATGGAGCGTAAACAAGACAAAGACGACCAACGCGTTCAGGAAGAAGAAGAAGCGAAACGGAACGAAGACCTGGCCCAGGCTCGTGCTGAAGGAGCTACTCAACCTGAAGCTGAGGCTACCCCAGCCGCTGTTGCTGAAGGCGAGCAGGAAGCATAA
- a CDS encoding RNA polymerase sigma factor, which produces MENYSDEELVRQYVETQRNVYFERLYERYCDKVYRKCLSFTKDPVRAEDLTHDIFLKLVVKLSGFREQAKFSTWLYSITYNYCTDQLRSHNLRREVYMDDGWERLDAGTDDGLAELAEMEARQLERALHQLPPDEQAMLLMKYQDDISIRDIANINGITESAVKMRLKRSRDKLRKHYLEGAVFWLLVAIKMALSIRWPFR; this is translated from the coding sequence ATGGAAAATTATTCGGACGAGGAGCTGGTTCGACAATATGTCGAGACACAGCGGAACGTCTATTTTGAGCGACTATACGAACGTTACTGTGACAAAGTATACAGGAAGTGTTTGTCATTTACTAAAGATCCTGTACGGGCTGAAGATTTAACGCATGACATTTTCTTGAAACTAGTCGTTAAGCTCAGTGGCTTTCGGGAACAAGCTAAATTTTCAACCTGGCTGTATTCAATCACCTATAATTATTGCACTGACCAACTTCGATCGCACAATCTGCGCCGGGAAGTCTACATGGATGATGGCTGGGAGCGATTGGATGCAGGAACAGATGATGGATTAGCTGAACTAGCCGAAATGGAAGCACGACAGCTTGAGCGTGCGCTCCATCAACTACCACCCGACGAACAGGCTATGCTCCTGATGAAATATCAGGACGATATCAGTATTCGAGACATTGCCAATATAAATGGTATAACGGAGAGTGCCGTTAAGATGCGCCTTAAACGGTCCAGAGATAAACTTCGCAAACACTACCTGGAAGGGGCTGTATTCTGGCTATTAGTTGCCATTAAAATGGCTTTATCAATTCGTTGGCCTTTTCGTTAA
- the tsf gene encoding translation elongation factor Ts, whose protein sequence is MAITAADVNKLRQETGAGMMDCKKALTEADGDFEKAKEILRKQGQKIADKRADNATAEGIVLAHVSPDGATGRVIALACETEPVSKVADFQNLAMAVMSTAVATDAADKAALLATPQADGRPLQDHITDLMGKIGEKIDVASYEIVSADKVVSYIHSNGKLGVLVGLVNTNGTDVTEVGKDIAMQIAAMKPVALDKDGVDATIVEREIEIGKEQARQEGKPEAMLERIAMGKLNKFYKDNTLLNQEFVKDSSLTISQLLEKTSKGLTVSAFKRVAIG, encoded by the coding sequence ATGGCAATCACTGCTGCTGACGTAAATAAACTTCGGCAAGAGACCGGAGCCGGTATGATGGACTGCAAAAAAGCCCTTACCGAAGCTGATGGCGATTTTGAAAAAGCAAAAGAAATCCTGCGTAAGCAGGGGCAGAAAATAGCCGATAAACGGGCTGACAACGCAACTGCCGAAGGTATTGTGTTAGCCCATGTTAGCCCAGATGGCGCAACAGGTAGAGTAATTGCATTGGCTTGTGAAACAGAACCGGTATCGAAAGTTGCCGATTTCCAAAATCTAGCTATGGCCGTTATGAGCACTGCTGTTGCTACAGATGCTGCAGACAAAGCAGCTCTATTAGCTACTCCTCAGGCAGACGGTCGCCCACTACAAGATCACATTACCGATTTGATGGGTAAAATTGGTGAGAAAATCGATGTAGCCTCTTACGAAATCGTTTCGGCCGATAAAGTTGTTTCGTATATCCACTCGAATGGTAAGCTTGGCGTTTTAGTTGGCCTTGTTAATACCAATGGTACTGATGTGACTGAAGTTGGTAAGGACATCGCCATGCAAATTGCAGCCATGAAACCTGTTGCTTTAGATAAAGATGGCGTTGATGCTACTATTGTAGAACGCGAAATCGAAATCGGTAAAGAACAGGCTCGTCAGGAAGGTAAGCCAGAAGCAATGCTCGAACGTATTGCAATGGGTAAACTGAACAAGTTCTACAAAGACAACACCCTGCTCAATCAGGAATTTGTGAAAGATAGTTCATTGACTATTTCTCAACTGTTAGAGAAAACCAGCAAGGGACTAACCGTATCTGCTTTCAAACGCGTAGCTATCGGCTAA
- a CDS encoding mechanosensitive ion channel family protein — translation MKQIPKLAEVVQNTFQNLINQFVEFVPRIFGSMLILLIGIGVARLTAYIIQRVLGRVGFDKIGNRLNEISIIKQLKTEIKLSEIIAKVLYYYILLMFITAATETLGVAAITEMVSSLVNFIPKLVVAAIMLQVGVLLADTLRGAVVSVCQSFNIASGRLLSMIVFVFFLTITIISALGQAGINTELLESSFNLIIGGVIFAFAIGYGIASRDLMANILSSFYTKNKYKEGQIIQIEDAKGEIIKMDNLSLTLRTGDTTTVVPLQTLQMKKVEVFDTPTAV, via the coding sequence ATGAAACAAATTCCTAAACTGGCAGAAGTAGTACAGAATACATTTCAGAATTTAATTAATCAATTCGTCGAATTTGTACCGCGCATATTTGGGTCAATGCTTATCCTGCTTATTGGTATTGGCGTTGCCCGACTAACAGCTTATATTATTCAACGGGTTCTGGGCCGGGTAGGTTTCGATAAAATCGGTAATCGGCTCAATGAAATCAGTATTATAAAACAGCTCAAAACCGAAATCAAGTTAAGCGAAATTATCGCTAAAGTTCTCTACTACTACATTCTTTTGATGTTTATAACAGCCGCCACCGAAACTCTGGGGGTAGCTGCTATTACCGAGATGGTATCGTCGTTGGTGAATTTTATTCCCAAGCTAGTTGTAGCCGCCATTATGTTGCAAGTTGGCGTTTTGCTGGCAGATACATTACGAGGAGCTGTAGTCAGTGTCTGCCAGTCGTTTAATATAGCTTCAGGCAGGCTACTAAGTATGATTGTCTTTGTATTCTTTCTGACAATTACAATCATTAGTGCATTGGGGCAGGCAGGTATCAACACAGAACTTCTTGAATCAAGCTTTAATCTTATTATTGGTGGGGTCATCTTCGCATTTGCCATTGGTTATGGAATTGCCTCACGCGATTTGATGGCAAATATTCTATCCTCTTTTTACACAAAAAACAAGTATAAAGAAGGGCAGATTATCCAGATCGAGGATGCAAAAGGCGAGATCATAAAAATGGATAACCTTTCGCTTACACTCCGCACTGGCGATACAACGACTGTAGTTCCACTCCAGACACTGCAAATGAAAAAAGTAGAAGTGTTTGATACGCCTACAGCAGTATAA